A window of the Oscillospiraceae bacterium genome harbors these coding sequences:
- a CDS encoding endonuclease/exonuclease/phosphatase family protein, protein MRFKLMTYNIQHGLRHLKGGIDLGMVADVIRKFDPDVVTLNEVRDSGDDPEYFHQTERIAKLLGWPNYYFARAITFPDGGDYGNAILSKLPFKSVQTILIPDPPVKDEDKYYETRCLLKAEFDGFMVLATHMGLARAEAKNAVSTVLANTGKEPIVLMGDFNLEPDDPILAPIYAAFTDTATILKDKTLKSWPSDAPRIKIDYIFTKNVKKIIGADIPQILATDHCPHLAEIEI, encoded by the coding sequence GGTATCGACCTTGGGATGGTCGCAGACGTGATTCGGAAATTCGATCCCGATGTCGTCACACTCAACGAAGTGCGCGACAGCGGAGACGATCCCGAATATTTTCATCAAACCGAGCGGATCGCGAAACTGCTCGGCTGGCCGAATTATTATTTCGCACGGGCGATCACATTCCCGGACGGCGGCGATTACGGCAACGCCATTCTCTCCAAACTCCCGTTCAAATCCGTTCAAACGATTCTTATCCCCGATCCGCCGGTGAAGGACGAGGATAAATATTACGAGACCCGCTGTCTCTTGAAAGCCGAATTCGACGGCTTCATGGTGCTCGCAACCCATATGGGACTCGCCCGTGCCGAAGCCAAAAACGCCGTTTCGACCGTGCTCGCCAATACCGGAAAAGAACCGATTGTTTTGATGGGTGATTTCAACCTCGAACCCGATGATCCGATTCTGGCTCCGATTTACGCGGCATTCACTGATACTGCGACGATTTTAAAAGATAAAACATTAAAAAGCTGGCCGTCCGATGCCCCGCGTATTAAAATCGACTATATCTTCACTAAAAACGTAAAAAAAATCATTGGTGCGGATATTCCACAAATTCTCGCAACCGATCATTGCCCGCACTTGGCGGAAATCGAAATATAA